Below is a genomic region from Fusobacterium canifelinum.
TTCTACATGAAATGCTCCAACTACCATAGCTATTTCATTTATCTTATAACCTTCACTACATACATCAGAAACTACTTTAGACATGTAAGCTTCTCTTATAATATTTTTTGCATCTGACAATGTATTCGATAGAGTTAGTTCTCTTAAATTTTTCCCATAGTCCCTAGCACCGCTATAATAAGCATTATAGTCAGAGGCTTGTTCCATCACTCTTTCCCAAAACACTTCACTATCTGTATCTTCAGAATATTCATCTATCTTTCTATGAATAAAACTATTTAAACTTTCCCCTTGTTCTTCATCTTTTTCTTTTGCATTTTCAATACCTAAAAATATTGATGAAGGTAAATCACAAAATCTACATTCAACTTTGTTTTCTTTTGCCCATAGAATAGCTTGATATTCTGGTGAGAATTCAGCAAATGGATATACTATTGTTTGTATTGGTGCTTCCAAAGTATAAGCCATTATTGCAATTGGAGGATTCACATTTTTTCCTACAATTTCACCTATCAAATCATTAAAATCTGATGGACCTTCAATTAAAACAATTTTTGGCTTCACCTTATCCAAATATTCTCTTACATAATATGCTCCAGCTGGTGAAAAGTGTCTAACTCCAAATACATGAGGTTTAACCTCACTTTGTTTTTTCATATTTTTCACCACCTCTATTTAGTAGCTTTATTAAGTGCCTTACATTCTTTATATAGTCCCAACCATTCAGAACCTCTTTTTTTCATAATATTTTCTAAATACTCTTCCCATATTTGTCCATCTTTACTATCTTCTTTAACAATAGCACCTTGCAAACCTGCTGCTAAATCATAGTCTGATATTTCTCCATCTCCAAAGCTACCAGCCAGTGCCATACTATTAGCTAAAAGTGAAATAGCTTCTGCTGTTGATAGTACATTTGCAGTAGGTTTTATTTTTTGTTTTCCATCTAATGTTACACCTTGTCTTAATTCTCTAAATACTGTGCATACTTTTTCTATAACTTCTTCTTCTGGTAATTTTGCATTTAAGTCTAAGTTTCCTGCTAGTTGCTCAACTCTTGTTCTAACAATATCTATTTCAGCATCAAGAGTACTTGGACTTGGTAATACAACAATATTAAAACGACGTTTCAATGCTGCTGACATTTCATTAACTCCCTTATCTCTTGTGTTAGCAGTAGCTATAACAGAGAAACCTTTTTTTGCAGGAATTTCTATACTTAATTCAGGAACAGACAATCTTTTTTCAGATAATAAAGATATTAAAGCATCTTGAACTTCTGAGGCACAACGAGAAATTTCTTCCACTCTTGCAATAGCTCCATCTTCCATAGCCTTATATATAGGGCTTGGTATTAAGGCTTCTTTAGTAGGACCTTCTGCTATAAGCATAGCATAGTTCCAAGAATACCTTATTTGTTCTTCTGTTGTTCCAGCTGTACCTTGAATAACTCTTGTTGAATTTCCATTTATTGCAGCAGTCAAATGTTCAGATAGCCAAGATTTTGCGGTTCCTGGTTCTCCAATTAAAAGTAAAGCTCTGTCTGTAACTAAAGTTGAAATAGCAATTTCAACCAATCTTTTATTTCCTATATATTTAGGTATTATCGTCTTTTTTCCAACTTTCCCACCACAAATATATGTCAATACTGATTTAGGCGACATTTTCCAACCAGTAGGAATAGGATTTTTTTCTGCCTTTATTAAAGCATCTATTTCTTCTTGGAATAGTTGCTCTGCTGGTAATCTTTGTACATCTTCTTTTTTACTCATTATTCTATAACTCCTTTACTTTTGCCCCATTGTTTAATTTTTCAAGCCAATCTTTGCATAAATTTATAGGTAATTTTAATTTTTTATTTAATTCCATTATTTCTTCAAGTTGATTTTTCAATTCATCCTCAGATATAGGAATTTCTTTTAAAATACAATTATAACTTATATAACTTATTCTATTAGTAAATACAGCTTGGTTTCTTTCTAAATCTATTTTACCTTTAAGAAAATCTTTATAATCTGTCCATCCCAATTTATTTAAAAATTCTATATCTTCTTTGTAAGGTACATGGGAAAGTATTATATTATAGTAAAATTTACCATATTTTTCTTTTAATCCCTTTATATTTGGATTATATAGTCTTTTTATACTAGTATTATATGAACTATAATAATTCCATTTTTCATAGTAATCATCATCATCAAGCTCAAAAATTACATCATACCATTTTTTATCAAAACCACTTAATTTTATTTGTATAGAATTATAAGTTATCATATTTGACCATTGTAAAATATATTCTTTACTTTCTTCATTATAATAGATATGAAAAATTACATTAAATAAAGTTCTAAATTCTTCTTGTGCCTTAGCTTCTTCTTTATTCTTAGAAATTTTATTATCTTTAAATAATGAATTGAATAATTTCTTTATTTCTTCTTCAAGTCCTCCTACCCCTGCATATTTAGAAAAGTTTTTATAAACAGTTTCAGGTTTATCTTTAATAAGTGAAATTAAAAATTCTTGTTCTAAAAATTCTCCTTCATATTTTCTAGCCAATTCTTTAATTAAATCTGTAATTTCCTTATTTAAGTCAGTTACTATATAAAAACTTAAAATTTTTTTAATTTCATATTTATTGTAAGGATATAATTCTTTGCAGAATAATAAAGTTTTTTCACTTTCTTTATTTAAAATAACTGAAAATATTCTAATAATTTCACTTTCAACAGTTCTTTTCTCTTCTGCTGTTTTTAAAGTTTTATTTCTTAGTTCAATTATATATTCCCCAATAAAGTCATTTAAGTAATCTGTTGCCCATTGTTGAGTTGTTCCACTTAAATATTCAATATTATCCAATGGTTTCTTTTTAAGAAATTTGCCCCATTCTTCTGCTGCTCTACTATCATTCATATATGAAAGTGCTTCAAAGGCCTTATTTTTTAGTCTTCCCTTTTCTGTTTTTGTTAAATCTAAAATATAGTCTATATTATTTTGGTCATAACACAAAAATTCTATTGCAATTTCTTTTATTTCCTTAGAACCATTTTCAATACAGTATTTATAGAAATCATTTTCTTCTTCCTTACAAATAGAGGCAATAATCTCAAGTCTAGAAATCATATCTCTTTTACCTTGTGGGTCAAAACCATCTTTTAATAAAGGAATTACTTCCTTTCCTTGCTTTTTTAATTCTTCTGCCATTCTATCTGAAATTTCTGAATATTTATCTGAAAGTCCATGTATCATATATGTTTTTACCCTAAAATCTTTCATTATTTCAGGATTAGTTTTAAAGCTATCTGTTATAATATTTAATCTTCCTCCACCTGTTTCAGTAAATGCATAAATAAGCGGACTTAATTCACTGTAATGAAGTTCCTTATAAAAATCTTTATTCTTAGTAATAATCTTTATTTCTTGAGGTTTATCATCTGAATAAGTTGTAGCCTGTGTACAAAGTACTGCATCTAATAAAGCAAGTAAATCTAAAAATAAATCACATTTATTCTCATCATCTGTATCTATTAGACTATTTCCCATATCATATATTTGTTTAAATACCTTAGCCACAGTACTATATTCCTTGACTTGTTCAACTGCTCTTTTTAAACGAAAATCGTCTTTAGCTAAATTAATTCCAACAACTGCTACATTTTCAAGTCTATTTTTTAATTCATATAAAGGTTCAAAATTCATTCTCTACTCCTCCTTAAAATCCTAAACGAACGATTTTATCATCTGTTATAATACTATGTGCTTCTGCATATATAGTTCTGTCTTCTTGATATAATTTTACAAACATAACTTGATTTTCTAAATATTCATTTGGTAAGAGTTCATAGAAAACTTTTGCTAGTTCTTTAGAACCATTGTTTTTAAGCTCTATCATTTTTTTGTTCTTATCTACTAAAATATATTTTTTAGTTCCTTCTTCTTCAATAAACATAATCTTTTCAAATTCCAAAAGTAAAGATACTTCATTATCTGTTAAAATATTCTTCAATTCATTTTTAGCAATCTTAGTTGCTTGTTCTATATCAGTGGCATAAGTTTTTATCTTTTTAAAAGAAGATTTTTCTCTTTCATCAAAATTAGCATTTGCCCATCTAATTCTCTTATTTAAACTACCTGGATAGTAAGTTAAAGTAGGCACTGTTAATAACGAGAAATTAGAATCTTCTTGCTTGATATATTTTAAGGCTGAAAGTGGTCTGTAATTAGCTGTGTATGATATTTCTCCACTATCTATATCTATCCAATAACCATAGTCAGTAAATATTTTACTTGCTTCATCATAAGTTACTTCAAAAGATAATTGAATTAATCTTGCATTTTCTTTTTTTAAACCTAAATCATTTAGTTGCTCCAGTTTCCATACTCCACCTAAGTCTTCATATAGAGTATTGTCACTTATTTCAAGATTTTCTTTTTCAAGTTCTGCTTTTAAATATTCTCTACCCTTTTTTTCTATTGCTCTCAATTTCTTTAAACAATCTAATGCTTGTTGATAATGTTTTGTATCTTGATCTTCTTTATATTCTTGAACTTCTAACATCAGTCTTTGGAATAAAACTTGTGGACCTGGTAAATAGTAATCTCCTAATTGCTTTACTATATCTTTATATTCTTTAAGAGAAACTGTTCCCATAGTTGAAAGTCCAACTTTTAAAAGTTGAGATGTTATTTTTTTAATTAAATCTAAACCTTCTATTTGTTTATTAATTTTCTTTGTTCTAGCTGCTTTTGATACCTTTGAAGGTGCTTTTTTTTCTTTTTCTGTTCCTTCGGTTTTTTCTGCACTTTCTTTCTTAGCTTTTGCCTTTTCTTTCTTTTCTCTTTTTGCTAAAATATCTTCTGGTATTTCACATTCTTCAAAAGTTTTTTCATCTGCTATTTCAAATAATAAAGCTAATCCATGTTTACAAGGAAATTGTCTACTTGGACAAGTACATCTTATAACAGGATTTTCTTCATCAACAAAATCTGCTGAAACTATATAATTTGATTTTCCACTTCCTTTACATTCACCCATATAAAAAGTATTATCAGATGAATGAGCCAGTTTTACAAAAGATCCACTACTACAAATTTTTTTTGCATTTGCTACTGCTGATGCATTTGGAGACATTGCAAGAATTTTTTCTTTATCTAATTTCAAAATAAGACCTCCTTAATTTTCGTTTAGCATCATTATACTATAATGATAATATAATATCAATAAAAAACTGCTACATTACTGTAACAGTTTGCAAGTTTAATTTATATTTTATTTTTTATTTTCGATTATATTTAATATTTTTATCAGTTATAACTGATAAAAATATATAAAAAGACTTTTTTATAAGTTATAACTGTGATATAATTTATTTGAGGTGATAGTATGACCAAAAGAGAATTATATATAGAAAAAATTAAACCTTTTATTGATAAAGACATTATAAAAGTTTTAACTGGAATAAGAAGAAGTGGTAAGTCAGTTATGCTAAAACTTATTATGGAGGAATTAAAACAAAATGGAATAGATAAGAAACAATTTATTAATATTAATTTTGAAAATTTAATAAACAGGGAATTAACAACAGCCAATAAATTACACAAATACATTTTAAAAAAAGCTAGTGAAATAAAAAAGAAATGTTATATTTTTTTAGATGAAATTCAAGAGGTTAAAGATTGGGAAAAATGCATTAATTCTTTAAGAGTTAATGAAGAATATAATTTTGATATTTATATAACAGGCTCAAATGCAAAATTATTATCAGGTGAACTTTCTACATACTTAGCAGGAAGATATGTAGAATTTGTTATATATCCATTTTCATTTAAAGAATTTTTAGATACATTAAAATCTATCCAACAAAATATATCTATAAGAGAAGCTTTTCAAAAATATATAAAATTTGGAGGAATGCCATTTTTATATAATTTAGCTTTTGAAGAAGAAGCAAGTTTGCAATATTTAAAAGATATCTATTCATCAATTATACTAAAAGACATAACTCAAAGAAATAAAATAAGAGATACAGATTTATTAGAAAGACTTATAAATTATTTAATTATGAATGTAGGAAATTTTTTTTCTGCTACATCTATTTCAAAATTTTTTAAAAGTGAAAATAGAAAAATATCAGTAGAAACAATATTAAATTATATTAAGGCAGCTGAGGAGGCATTTTTAATCTATAAAGTTTCAAGAGATGATTTAATTGGAAAAAAAATATTGAATGTCAATGAAAAATATTATATTGCAGATCATGGGATAAGAGAAGCAATACTTGAAAGTAATCAAAGAGATATTAACCAAATATTTGAAAATATTATTTACTTAGAGTTATTAAGGAAAGGTTATAATATTAAAGTTGGAAAAGTAGACAATTTAGAAGTTGATTTTGTTTGTACAAAAGGAAATGAAAAAATCTATATCCAAGTAGCTTATTTATTAGCTTCACCTGAAACAATAGAAAGAGAATTCTCTTCACTTGAAAAAATAAATGATAACTATCCTAAATATGTAATTTCTATGGATGAATTTGATATGTCAAGAAATGGAATAAGACATATAAATATAATAGATTTCTTAATGAAACCATAATCTTTTTTATTAATATAGCTTAATATTTCAAATAACAAGGAAAATTATTAAATTTATTAGAGGATTTTATGAAAAAAATTTTATCAATCTTTTTGTTATTTTCTATTCTTACTTATAGTGCAGGACATGTTGAAAAAATTAGCCAACTTGGAGCTATTAGATCAAATAAGGAAAAAGTTGTTTCTCTAATTGGTTTTCCATAAGATTTTGAAAACACATTATACTGAGTATAGAACCTAAGGTTATGAAGGAATAATTAGATTTATTCATTTAAAAATTGGAAAAGAATTTGTAAGATATAAATTTAGAATGGCTTATCCTGATAATATTCAAAAAGAAATAGTAAATATTCTTTAGCCTGTCTCTAGTGCATAAATTTATAACAATTAATAAAAGCCAAATACAATATTGTATTTAGCTTTTATTATTTTAATTATTGATAACAGATTGTTCCCATAGCATCAGGAACACCATTATTATATGGTATCATTTCTCTATCTCCACATAATGCATCCAACACTGCACAACCTGTAAATGAAAATGATAATAACAAAAGTAGTAATACCATTTTTAGAATTTTTTTCATATTTTCCCTTAATATTATTTTATTTTGTTACTAACCCTCCCAAAGCTTTTGCTAAACGAGTTGTAACATCGAAACTTTCTTCTGTGTGAAAATTATAATTAATAATTTTATTTCCAGTTCTTAAATCATAAACACTAATATTTCCACTGAAAAAAGTACCTCCTAGAAAACTTTCATGATCTTCTCTTATCGTTTTATCTATCACTATTAAGAAAGTTTCATTTCTTTTTCTAAGATTAGTTTTTTCAACTTCCCAGAAGCCTATTTCATTGACCTTCCACTTTCTAACTTCAAAACTAAGTTCTAAGTCACTTCTCCATTTTCCTGAATGTTCAGGATAGTATGCTACAAGAACCTTTTTTTGTGAAGGATTAATTGGTGCTGCACTACCTGTCAAATTTATTGGACTACTCATACAAGAAGCAAAAGCAAATAACATTACAACTGCTAAAAATATTTTTTTTATAATTTTCATAACTTACCTCCAAGTTTATCTCATACTTTTTTCAACTTCACTCATACCTTTTTCTATACCTGCTAGAACTCCATCTAAACTTTGCTTTGTAAAATCATAAACATATAGTCTTTTTCCATTTCTTACATCAAATATACTTACATAACCTGTAAATTCATGATAAGTAGTGCTAATAAAACCACCATCTTCATATTTATCTATATTTAATTGATCAAAGACAATAGCAAAAGTTTCATTACCAGTAGCTTCAGTTGAAACTCTCCAATTTCTTTGAGTTAACCTAGATTTTATAGCTTTTTCTACACCAATTGTTGCTCCTTCAATATACACACTTTTCTGTGATTTTATAAATGGAGAAACTGTATTTACATGTGTTACACTTGGTCCTGAATCAGGAAATAACAATGAACACGAAGTAAAAGCTAATAACATAATCACAGATAATAAAATTTTTTTCATAATTTTTTTCATACCCTACCTCCATATTTTTTATAATATAAAAGGACTATTTGCAATTAAAAAACTGCAATAGTCCCCCTCTATTACTAATAAATATATTTTACATTACAATTTTTATTTTGTCTATACCCATAAGTTCAACCAAATTTTCAAAAAACTCTTTACTAAGCTTTACTCCTTTATTCATTGTTTGTAATTTTTTTTCATCTTTGTTTTTGATAGCAAATGTAATTTGAGTTTTTCCTTTATTAGAATTAATTAAGTCTTTAAGTCTACTATACCTATAACTATCTTCTGGCTCTATTAAGATAAATAATTTTTTAGCAGGATACTCATAAATCTTATCTAATTCTATTATTTTATCTACTAATAGTTTAGTTGTACTTTCTCCCTTATAGTTATCTATTTGAATCTTTCCTTCAATATAGACAGTTTTCTTTTCTATAAGTTCAGTTATAAATCTTTCATACACTCTAGGAAAAACTATACAAGATATTGTTCTATCATAGCAAACAAGATTAAACATTGCCATCTGCTCTTCTTTTTTTGTTATAATTTTCTTTAAATTTATGATAGTCCCAAAAGTTTTTATAACTTGATTTTCCTCTAAATCAAATTCAGAAAGTTTTTTTATTGAAAATGTTGTAAGAATATCCTTATATCTATCCATTGGATGTGAACTTAAATAGAAGCCTAAAAATTCTTGTTCTTTATTTAACTTTTCATCTAAACTAAAATCTTCACTTATAGCCAAATTAAATTTATCTATGGTTTTAGCTGCTGCTCCAAAAAGATTCATCTGTTGAATTTCATCTGTTTTTGGTGCTTTTGAACTATAATCTAGTACCTTATCTATTGATAGGAATTTCTCTTTTCTATTTCCTTTAATCTCATCTAAAGCACCTGATAAAATTAAAGCTTCTAAGGCTCTTTTATTCATTCCATTTTTTTTATTTCTAAAAACAAATTCTTCAAGTGTTGTGTACTTACCATTTAATTTCACATCTTCAACAATTTTTTTAGCCATAGTTAAACCAAAATTTTTAATTGCTGCAAGAGAATATGTTATCCCATCATTTTTAACCTCAAAATATGCACTAGGAGAATTTACATTTGGCGAATAAACTCTTACCCCATGTTCCTTTGCATCATTAAAATAATAAGCAATATCTCCTGTTTCAGAAATTTCAGAAGTCATAACTGCTGCATAATAAAAAGCTGGAAAATGTACTTTAAAGTATGCAGTCCAATAAGAAATCATAGCATAAGCCACAGAGTGAGATTTATTGAAACCATAACCTGCAAACTTATCTATCAATTCAAATATTTCTTCTGATTTTTCAACTGTATAACCATTATTTACTGCTCTTTCAATAAACTTTTCTCTATTTTCTCTCATAATAGCAAAGTTTTTCTTTCCCATAGCCCGTCTTAACAAATCTGCTTCACCAAGACTATAATCTGCCATATAACTCGCTATTTTCATAACTTGCTCTTGATACAAAATTACACCATAGGTTTCTTTTAATATTATCTCTAAATTTTTATGTGGGTATTCAATTTTTTCTTTTCCATTTTTACGATTTATAAAGTCATCAACCATGCCTGATTGTAAAGGTCCAGGTCTATATAGTGCCAATAGGGCTACTATATCTTCAAACTTATCAGGTTTCAATCTTTTCATTATCTTTCTTATTCCTGGTGATTCAAGTTGGAAAACTCCTGTTGAATCTCCCAAAGACAACATGTGAAAAACTTTTTTATCATCAAGTGGAATTTTATATAAATCAATATCAATATTTTTATATTTTTTAATGTAGTCTATTGTTCTTTGAATATTTGATAAATTTTTTAAACCTAAAAAATCTATCTTTAAAAGTCCCAAATCTTCAAGTTCTTTCATCTGATATTGAGTTGCTATAACTCCTTCTTTCTCATCTAAATAGATTGGAACAGTTCTATCTAAATCTTCTTTTGTTATAAGAATACCTGCTGCATGTGTAGATACATGCCTTACAGTATTCTCTATTCTTATTGCTAAGTCTATAACTTTTTGTAATTCTATATCTGTTGTATATAATTTAGCAACTTCAACATTCTCTTTTAAGGTTTTTTCTAAAGCTTGAAATGGAGAAACCAATTTACTTAACTTATCAATCTTTTTTAAATCTATATCTAAAACTCTACCAATATCTCTTATTGCAGCTCTAGCTTTCATTCTTCCAAAAGTTATTATATGTGCAACCCTATCTCTACCATATTTATGCACAACATAATCTATCAGTTCATCCCGTCTTTCACGACAAATATCTATATCAATATCTGGCATAGATATTCTTTCAGGATTTAGAAATCTTTCAAATAGTAAATTATATCTTATAGGGTCTATCATAGTTATTCCCAAACAATAGGCAACTAAACTTCCAGCTGCTGAACCTCTACCAGGTCCGACAGGTATTCCTCTTCTTTTTGCATAAGATATAAAATCCCAAACCACTATAAAATAACCAGAATATCCCATTTTTATAATAACTGATAATTCATACTCTAATCTATCTAAGATATCCTTAGTTAAATCTTCTTTATATAATTTTTTAATATTAGTATGGCAAATAGTTTTTAAATATTCATCCATTCCAGAATACTCACTTGGAACTTCATAATATGGAAATTGTAAGTTTCCAAAACTTATCTCAACATTACATAAATCACCTATATGATTTGCATTTTCAATGGCTTTTTCAAACTTTTCTCCTAAAAATCTTTTCATTTCATCTTTAGATTTTAGGTATAATTCCTTTGAAATAGCTCTTTTTCTATTTTTTTCCTTTACCTTTAAACCTGATTGAATACAGATTATAATATCCTGTAATTCATAGCCATCTCTATCAACATAATAAACATTATTAGTTGCCACTAATTCTAAATTATAAAATTCTGCTAAATCATAAAATTTATCATTTATTATCTTTGTTTCAGAAAGTTCATTAGCTTGTATCTCTAAATAAAAATTTTCTTTTGAAAATATTTCAATATATTCATTGATTATCTTATCAATTTTTTCATCTGATGAATCTGTTAAAATAGCTTTTCCAATTTCTCCATTTATTGAAGATGAGAGTGCAATTAAATCTTGGCTATGCTCTTTTAAAATCTCTTTATTTAATTTTAATTCTCTATTTTCATTATTTTTATATAACTCAGAAGCTAATTTAACTAAATTCTTGTATCCATTATAGTTTTTAGCAAGTAAAGTTAAGCTAAAAATATTTTGTTCATCTTTATTAAAAATAGGTAATTCTAAACCAATAATTGGCTTTATTCCTATTTTTTTAGCTTTTTGATAAAATTCAACAGCACAAAACATATTAGCATAATCTGTTACTGCCAATGAAGTCATACCTAATTCTTTTGCTCTTATTAAAAAACTATCTATGCTATTTACACCCTCTGATAAACTATATTCAGTATGTAAATTCAAATGAACAAAATTATCCATAAGTTCTCCTTATTTTTGATACTTTATAAAAAAGTCAGGCATTGTAAGAGTCCTGACCTTATTTATCTTCCTTATATAAATTCTATATGATTTTTTTACAAACTTATTATAAACAACTTGATTATAACATATTTATTAAATATCTACAATTCATATTATTAGCAAGTCATTATAATTTTCTTTGTAAATAAACCATATCTATCAGTTGAATACCGCATTCAAATATTGGTTTATCATAATTATCTATAAAGAAATTTTTAATACTATGTGAATGAATAAAACCACACTTTTCATAAAAAGGAATTGTCAATAGACTATCTCCTGTTCCAACTTGTAAAATAGAATACTGCCCTTTATATCTCATAATAATATAATCAATTAAAGCTTTCCCATAACCTTTTCTTTGGGAATTAGGTTCAATTGCAATATTTTTAATTTCAAGTATACCTTTCCCTTCATTTGTTACAACACATTCTCCTTTAATCCCATTATCATTTAGTACATACATTGTCCCTCTCTCAATATATTTATCTATCATTTCTTCCTTTTCATCTGCAAGTAAAAGCAATGAAAGAAATTGTTTCTTATTTCCTTTAAATTCCTTAATATTCACAGTTGTTCTCCTTAGATTTTTTCAGTATACAGAATATTGTATAAATACCCTTATAATATAAGTAAAAAATTTAACTAGCAATAAGCTATTTTTTATTATTTTTAATATTATTCCACTATATAATATCCATATTCAGCAAAAATCTTTACAACTTCCTTTAAATTTTCTTT
It encodes:
- a CDS encoding GNAT family N-acetyltransferase; translation: MNIKEFKGNKKQFLSLLLLADEKEEMIDKYIERGTMYVLNDNGIKGECVVTNEGKGILEIKNIAIEPNSQRKGYGKALIDYIIMRYKGQYSILQVGTGDSLLTIPFYEKCGFIHSHSIKNFFIDNYDKPIFECGIQLIDMVYLQRKL
- a CDS encoding AAA family ATPase; translation: MSKKEDVQRLPAEQLFQEEIDALIKAEKNPIPTGWKMSPKSVLTYICGGKVGKKTIIPKYIGNKRLVEIAISTLVTDRALLLIGEPGTAKSWLSEHLTAAINGNSTRVIQGTAGTTEEQIRYSWNYAMLIAEGPTKEALIPSPIYKAMEDGAIARVEEISRCASEVQDALISLLSEKRLSVPELSIEIPAKKGFSVIATANTRDKGVNEMSAALKRRFNIVVLPSPSTLDAEIDIVRTRVEQLAGNLDLNAKLPEEEVIEKVCTVFRELRQGVTLDGKQKIKPTANVLSTAEAISLLANSMALAGSFGDGEISDYDLAAGLQGAIVKEDSKDGQIWEEYLENIMKKRGSEWLGLYKECKALNKATK
- the dnaE gene encoding DNA polymerase III subunit alpha, which produces MDNFVHLNLHTEYSLSEGVNSIDSFLIRAKELGMTSLAVTDYANMFCAVEFYQKAKKIGIKPIIGLELPIFNKDEQNIFSLTLLAKNYNGYKNLVKLASELYKNNENRELKLNKEILKEHSQDLIALSSSINGEIGKAILTDSSDEKIDKIINEYIEIFSKENFYLEIQANELSETKIINDKFYDLAEFYNLELVATNNVYYVDRDGYELQDIIICIQSGLKVKEKNRKRAISKELYLKSKDEMKRFLGEKFEKAIENANHIGDLCNVEISFGNLQFPYYEVPSEYSGMDEYLKTICHTNIKKLYKEDLTKDILDRLEYELSVIIKMGYSGYFIVVWDFISYAKRRGIPVGPGRGSAAGSLVAYCLGITMIDPIRYNLLFERFLNPERISMPDIDIDICRERRDELIDYVVHKYGRDRVAHIITFGRMKARAAIRDIGRVLDIDLKKIDKLSKLVSPFQALEKTLKENVEVAKLYTTDIELQKVIDLAIRIENTVRHVSTHAAGILITKEDLDRTVPIYLDEKEGVIATQYQMKELEDLGLLKIDFLGLKNLSNIQRTIDYIKKYKNIDIDLYKIPLDDKKVFHMLSLGDSTGVFQLESPGIRKIMKRLKPDKFEDIVALLALYRPGPLQSGMVDDFINRKNGKEKIEYPHKNLEIILKETYGVILYQEQVMKIASYMADYSLGEADLLRRAMGKKNFAIMRENREKFIERAVNNGYTVEKSEEIFELIDKFAGYGFNKSHSVAYAMISYWTAYFKVHFPAFYYAAVMTSEISETGDIAYYFNDAKEHGVRVYSPNVNSPSAYFEVKNDGITYSLAAIKNFGLTMAKKIVEDVKLNGKYTTLEEFVFRNKKNGMNKRALEALILSGALDEIKGNRKEKFLSIDKVLDYSSKAPKTDEIQQMNLFGAAAKTIDKFNLAISEDFSLDEKLNKEQEFLGFYLSSHPMDRYKDILTTFSIKKLSEFDLEENQVIKTFGTIINLKKIITKKEEQMAMFNLVCYDRTISCIVFPRVYERFITELIEKKTVYIEGKIQIDNYKGESTTKLLVDKIIELDKIYEYPAKKLFILIEPEDSYRYSRLKDLINSNKGKTQITFAIKNKDEKKLQTMNKGVKLSKEFFENLVELMGIDKIKIVM
- a CDS encoding ATP-binding protein; translation: MTKRELYIEKIKPFIDKDIIKVLTGIRRSGKSVMLKLIMEELKQNGIDKKQFININFENLINRELTTANKLHKYILKKASEIKKKCYIFLDEIQEVKDWEKCINSLRVNEEYNFDIYITGSNAKLLSGELSTYLAGRYVEFVIYPFSFKEFLDTLKSIQQNISIREAFQKYIKFGGMPFLYNLAFEEEASLQYLKDIYSSIILKDITQRNKIRDTDLLERLINYLIMNVGNFFSATSISKFFKSENRKISVETILNYIKAAEEAFLIYKVSRDDLIGKKILNVNEKYYIADHGIREAILESNQRDINQIFENIIYLELLRKGYNIKVGKVDNLEVDFVCTKGNEKIYIQVAYLLASPETIEREFSSLEKINDNYPKYVISMDEFDMSRNGIRHINIIDFLMKP
- a CDS encoding SWIM zinc finger family protein, encoding MKLDKEKILAMSPNASAVANAKKICSSGSFVKLAHSSDNTFYMGECKGSGKSNYIVSADFVDEENPVIRCTCPSRQFPCKHGLALLFEIADEKTFEECEIPEDILAKREKKEKAKAKKESAEKTEGTEKEKKAPSKVSKAARTKKINKQIEGLDLIKKITSQLLKVGLSTMGTVSLKEYKDIVKQLGDYYLPGPQVLFQRLMLEVQEYKEDQDTKHYQQALDCLKKLRAIEKKGREYLKAELEKENLEISDNTLYEDLGGVWKLEQLNDLGLKKENARLIQLSFEVTYDEASKIFTDYGYWIDIDSGEISYTANYRPLSALKYIKQEDSNFSLLTVPTLTYYPGSLNKRIRWANANFDEREKSSFKKIKTYATDIEQATKIAKNELKNILTDNEVSLLLEFEKIMFIEEEGTKKYILVDKNKKMIELKNNGSKELAKVFYELLPNEYLENQVMFVKLYQEDRTIYAEAHSIITDDKIVRLGF